Proteins encoded in a region of the Pieris brassicae chromosome 3, ilPieBrab1.1, whole genome shotgun sequence genome:
- the LOC123707107 gene encoding uncharacterized protein LOC123707107, whose protein sequence is MFQQGRVIIVWLSWLIGGICGVVILLIIICYCRLMPRHQKSFDEQYLKENYTIKEGHSYTCHESYRVKHTEVQVQRHTRPASYAGDPECRASRAQPHCYVNRVPEPQRDQQQYASSGMLDEIEGAASTDALKTRSLPAFLRPKQRPLSTEDDLHQLYAKVNLSKKYKNRMRSEHAAIIALSKSHSQFLDADAVIVYDQRTAL, encoded by the exons ATGTTTCAGCAG GGTCGAGTTATAATTGTTTGGTTATCTTGGCTTATTGGAGGTATCTGTGGCGTGGTTAttctgttaattattatttgttattgccGCCTAATGCCGCGACATCAGAAATCATTCG atgaacagtatttaaaagaaaattatacaataaaggaAGGACATAGCTACACATGCCATGAAAGTTATAGAGTTAAACACACAGAG GTTCAAGTCCAGAGGCACACTCGGCCTGCAAGCTACGCGGGTGACCCGGAATGTCGAGCTTCGCGTGCCCAGCCACATTGCTACGTTAATCGGGTTCCAGAACCACAACGAGATCAACAACAGTATGCTTCGAGTGGAA tgctAGACGAGATTGAGGGCGCGGCAAGCACGGACGCGCTAAAGACGCGATCGTTGCCCGCCTTTCTGCGACCAAAACAACGACCACTATCAACTGAAGATGATTTACATCAATTATATGCGAAG GTGAATTTGagcaaaaaatacaaaaatcgcATGCGAAGTGAGCACGCGGCCATCATAGCACTCAGCAAGTCTCATAGTCAGTTTTTGGACGCAGATGCTGTCATTGTTTACGACCAGAGGACTGCGCTTTAG